In Streptomyces sp. NBC_01439, the following are encoded in one genomic region:
- a CDS encoding NHL domain-containing thioredoxin family protein codes for MNDVAPEPTPAPAPRRRARVRAPELIGKGGWLNTGGKDLSLADLRGRITILDFWTFCCINCLHVLDELRELEEKHRDTVVIIGVHSPKFVHEAEHAAVVDAVERYQVHHPVLDDPELTTWKQYAVRAWPTLVVIDPEGYVVAQHAGEGHAHAIARLVEELEAEHEAKGTLRRGDGPYVAPEPVAGALRFPGKALLLPSGNLLVSDSTRHQLVELAADGESVVRRIGSGERGFAGDGFSEPQGLALLPDGKVVVADTVNHALRTYDPATGHVETVAGTGRQWWQGSPTSGPALEVDLSSPWDVAWWQGRVWIAMAGVHQLWTWDPEAGTVEVAAGTTNEGLLDGPAAEAWFAQPSGLAAAGDRLWIADSETSALRYVEAGDEGYVIKSAVGTGLFDFGHRDGDAAQALLQHPLGVTALPDGSVAVCDTYNHALRRYDPATGQVSTLATDLREPSDAVLVGQDIVVVESARHRLTRLRLPEEAVRVDAVAHRTQRAATEVAPGTLRLDVVFQAPAGQKLDTRYGPSTRLLVSSTPPELLADGEGAGTDLFRELALNPEVTEGVLHVSAMAASCDDDPANEYPACHVHQQDWGVPLRVTADGAARLPLVLAGMDAEG; via the coding sequence ATGAACGATGTCGCCCCGGAGCCCACCCCCGCTCCTGCGCCCCGCCGCCGTGCCCGTGTCCGTGCCCCCGAGCTGATCGGCAAGGGGGGCTGGCTGAACACCGGCGGGAAAGACCTCAGCCTCGCCGACCTGCGAGGACGCATAACGATCCTCGACTTCTGGACCTTCTGCTGCATCAACTGCCTGCACGTCCTGGACGAGCTGCGCGAGCTGGAGGAGAAGCACCGCGACACCGTCGTGATCATCGGCGTGCACTCCCCGAAGTTCGTGCACGAGGCCGAGCACGCCGCCGTCGTCGATGCCGTCGAGCGGTACCAGGTGCACCACCCGGTGCTGGACGATCCCGAGCTCACGACCTGGAAGCAGTACGCCGTACGCGCCTGGCCCACGCTCGTCGTGATCGACCCCGAGGGGTACGTCGTCGCCCAGCACGCCGGCGAGGGGCACGCGCACGCCATCGCCCGCCTGGTCGAGGAGCTGGAGGCCGAGCACGAGGCCAAGGGCACGCTGCGGCGCGGTGACGGGCCGTACGTGGCGCCCGAGCCGGTGGCCGGCGCCCTGCGCTTCCCCGGGAAGGCGCTGCTGCTGCCGTCCGGGAACCTGCTGGTCTCCGACTCCACCCGGCACCAGCTCGTGGAACTGGCCGCCGACGGCGAGAGCGTCGTGCGCCGCATCGGCAGCGGCGAGCGCGGTTTCGCCGGGGACGGCTTCAGCGAACCGCAGGGCCTCGCACTGCTGCCCGACGGCAAGGTCGTCGTCGCCGACACCGTCAACCACGCGCTGCGCACCTACGACCCGGCCACCGGGCACGTGGAGACCGTCGCCGGGACCGGCAGGCAGTGGTGGCAGGGGTCGCCGACCTCCGGGCCCGCGCTGGAGGTGGACCTGTCCTCGCCGTGGGACGTGGCCTGGTGGCAGGGCCGGGTCTGGATCGCCATGGCCGGCGTGCACCAGCTGTGGACCTGGGACCCGGAGGCCGGGACGGTCGAGGTCGCGGCCGGGACGACCAACGAAGGGCTGCTCGACGGGCCGGCCGCCGAGGCCTGGTTCGCCCAGCCCTCGGGGCTCGCGGCCGCCGGGGACCGGCTGTGGATCGCCGACTCCGAGACCAGCGCCCTGCGGTACGTGGAGGCCGGTGACGAGGGCTACGTGATCAAGTCCGCCGTCGGCACCGGGCTGTTCGACTTCGGGCACCGCGACGGCGATGCCGCCCAGGCCCTGCTCCAGCACCCGCTGGGCGTGACGGCCCTGCCCGACGGCTCGGTCGCCGTGTGCGACACGTACAACCACGCGCTGCGCCGCTACGACCCGGCGACCGGACAGGTCTCGACCCTCGCGACCGATCTGCGCGAGCCCAGCGACGCCGTGCTGGTCGGCCAGGACATCGTGGTCGTCGAGTCGGCCCGGCACCGGCTGACCCGGCTGCGCCTCCCGGAGGAGGCGGTCCGGGTGGACGCGGTCGCCCACCGCACGCAGCGGGCCGCCACCGAGGTGGCGCCCGGCACGCTCCGCCTCGACGTGGTCTTCCAGGCGCCGGCCGGGCAGAAGCTCGACACCCGCTACGGGCCCTCCACCCGGCTGCTCGTCTCCTCGACCCCGCCCGAGCTGCTGGCGGACGGCGAGGGCGCCGGGACCGACCTGTTCCGGGAGCTCGCGCTGAACCCGGAGGTCACCGAGGGCGTCCTGCACGTCTCGGCGATGGCGGCGTCCTGCGACGACGACCCCGCCAACGAGTACCCGGCCTGCCACGTCCACCAGCAGGACTGGGGCGTGCCGCTCCGCGTCACCGCCGACGGCGCCGCCCGGCTGCCCCTCGTCCTCGCCGGAATGGACGCCGAAGGGTAG
- a CDS encoding Vgb family protein: protein MTNTPTTIPVAAPGEGPYGLAAGPDGALWTTLVHAGALARITTAGEVTRYDTGAAGCGPSVITAGPDGALWFTRARDHRIGRVTVSGEFRAYDLPTPGSGPFGIAAGPDGALWYTALHTDRIGRITTSGEVTEYPLPVREAFASFITPGPDGALWFTLNRANAVGRVTTDGRITLHPLPTPGAGPVGITAGADGALWCVEIGAGQIARITTAGEVTEYPLPDPGCRPHAITAGPDGRCWFTEWGTNRVGAIGPDGRIEEHALPAPGAEPHGLAFGPDGLLYVALETGQVTRLTP, encoded by the coding sequence GTGACGAACACCCCCACCACGATCCCCGTGGCCGCCCCCGGCGAGGGGCCCTACGGGCTGGCCGCCGGACCCGACGGCGCCCTGTGGACCACCCTGGTCCACGCGGGCGCCCTCGCCCGGATCACCACCGCCGGCGAGGTCACCCGGTACGACACGGGAGCCGCCGGGTGCGGGCCCTCCGTCATCACCGCGGGCCCCGACGGCGCGCTGTGGTTCACCCGCGCCCGCGACCACCGCATCGGCCGCGTCACCGTGTCGGGCGAGTTCCGCGCGTACGACCTGCCCACCCCCGGCAGCGGCCCGTTCGGCATCGCGGCGGGCCCCGACGGCGCGCTCTGGTACACCGCCCTGCACACCGACCGCATCGGCCGCATCACCACGTCCGGCGAGGTCACCGAGTACCCGCTGCCGGTGCGGGAGGCCTTCGCCTCCTTCATCACGCCCGGCCCGGACGGGGCGCTCTGGTTCACCCTCAACCGGGCGAACGCCGTCGGCCGCGTCACCACCGACGGCCGGATCACCCTCCACCCGCTGCCCACCCCGGGCGCCGGACCCGTCGGCATCACGGCGGGCGCCGACGGCGCGCTGTGGTGCGTGGAGATCGGCGCCGGGCAGATCGCCCGGATCACCACCGCGGGCGAAGTGACCGAGTACCCGCTGCCCGATCCAGGCTGCCGCCCGCACGCCATCACGGCCGGCCCGGACGGCCGGTGCTGGTTCACCGAGTGGGGCACGAACCGGGTCGGCGCGATCGGCCCCGACGGCCGGATCGAGGAACACGCCCTGCCGGCACCCGGAGCGGAGCCGCACGGCCTCGCCTTCGGACCGGACGGCCTCCTGTACGTGGCCCTGGAGACGGGCCAGGTGACCCGACTGACCCCCTGA